A stretch of Grus americana isolate bGruAme1 chromosome 24, bGruAme1.mat, whole genome shotgun sequence DNA encodes these proteins:
- the IL10RA gene encoding interleukin-10 receptor subunit alpha, whose product MALSTAALALCMTLLLALRTDGEKLARPTQVRFTAKIAHHLLQWEPGHNPPRDVCYEVEHKVYGMNFSWMAIPNCMKISEHSCDLTYYTLDPALRYYARVRAVSGNRTSLWTRTNSFSPQEASLRLSGQSLSVMGNTIHVQLQLLLRAGNLTVRYDNIQKHARLYRVHVRKAQNNQTYEVVETTPEFNISSLFWDTEYCISVEPEVASRHTRTMRTDEQCVTIGERDRSSELILSIISSSFITLLLLSLLGALLVCIYVKKPMRPPSVLKSFIKQSSLWVEQESSSFGSLDADPIQQLFLCQKEPQQDSGPDGSTGTARLPLEKGWKLPAWSEDQVCLLEPGAMGSGDSSCTSTDSGICLQTSSSELSCSSGPEPQGYKQQLPAGDDSGMGLESACPPSTCSSSSGSTSPAEARWPHRGELSLPPTASQDGQQDVEFRGYLQQSKGTVEPRQDPARGIPFSGCAGSLQDMGSTDITLEVECSELAVAKGYLKQSSPEHPHSHAQDLALWRAPQEPTAWDFSMQLGPQAPTQLSYGAPGSPLASKAGSELLKAPFDLSIFNTDFLGTLPITSSLSSNEWLTLQINPLSLLNGDSKDSRL is encoded by the exons ATGGCCCTCTCCACCGCAGCCCTGGCACTGTGCATGACGCTGCTCCTTGCCCTGCGGACGGACG GTGAGAAGCTGGCAAGGCCCACACAGGTGCGCTTTACTGCAAAGATAGCGCATCACCTACTGCAGTGGGAGCCAGGACACAACCCACCCCGTGACGTCTGCTATGAAGTGGAGCACAAAGT CTACGGCATGAATTTCTCCTGGATGGCTATCCCAAACTGCATGAAGATCTCTGAGCACTCCTGCGACCTCACGTACTACACCTTGGATCCTGCCCTGCGCTACTACGCACGGGTCAGGGCTGTGTCCGGAAACCGCACGTCCCTGTGGACAAGGACCAACTCTTTCTCCCCACAAGAAG CCAGCCTGCGCCTGTCAGGCCAGAGCCTCTCCGTGATGGGCAACACCATCCAcgtgcagctgcagctgctcctcagGGCAGGGAACCTCACCGTGAGATACGACAACATACAGAAGCATGCAAGACTATACCGGGTGCACGTCAGGAAGGCACAGAACAATCAGACG TATGAAGTGGTGGAGACAACCCCAGAGTTCAACATCAGCAGCCTCTTCTGGGACACGGAGTACTGCATCAGCGTGGAGCCTGAAGTGGCCAGCCGGCACACCCGCACCATGCGCACCGATGAGCAGTGTGTCACCATTGGCGAGAGAGACA GGAGCTCAGAGCTCATCCTGAGCATCATCAGCTCTTCCTTCATCACCCTGCTGCTCTTGAGCCTCCTGGGAGCTCTGCTGGTGTGCATCTACGTAAAGAAACCCATGAGGCCGCCGTCCGTCCTG aagTCTTTCATAAAGCAGAGCTCGCTCTGGGTGGAGCAGGAGTCCTCGTCCTTCGGGAGCCTGGATGCAGACCCCATCCAGCAGCTGTTCCTGTGCCAGAAGGAGCCCCAGCAGGACAGTGGCCCTGACGGCAGCACTGGCACAGCCCGGCTGCCCCTGGAGAAGGGCTGGAAGCTCCCAGCATGGTCCGAGGACCAGGTGTGCCTGCTGGAGCCGGGGGCCATGGGGAGCGGAGACAGCAGCTGCACCAGCACCGACAGCGGCATTTGCCTGCAGACCTCCTCCTCTGAACTGAGCTGCTCCTCGGGCCCCGAGCCCCAGGGCTACAAGCAACAGCTGCCCGCAGGCGACGACAGCGGCATGGGCTTGGAGAGCGCCTGCCCCCCCTCCACGTGCTCCTCCAGCAGTGGGAGCACCAGCCCCGCAGAGGCCAGGTGGCCGCACAGAGGGGAACTCAGCCTCCCCCCCACCGCCAGCCAGGACGGCCAGCAAGACGTGGAGTTCCGTGGGTACCTGCAGCAGTCCAAGGGCACGGTGGAGCCAAGGCAGGACCCAGCCAGGGGGATACCCTTCTCTGGCTGCGCAGGATCCCTGCAGGACATGGGCAGCACTGACATCACGCTGGAGGTAGAGTGCTCCGAACTGGCTGTGGCCAAAGGGTATTTGAAGCAGTCCTCTCCTGAGCATCCCCACAGCCACGCACAGGACCTCGCTCTGTGGAGAGCCCCTCAGGAGCCCACTGCCTGGGACTTTTCCATGCAGCTGGGGCCCCAAGCCCCCACTCAGCTGAGCTATGGGGCTCCAGGATCTCCCTTGGCCTCCAAAGCAGGCTCTGAGCTCCTGAAAGCTCCCTTTGACCTGAGCATCTTCAACACTGACTTCCTGGGGACGCTGCCCATCACCTCCAGCCTCAGCAGCAATGAGTGGCTCACGCTGCAAATCAACCCCCTGAGCCTGCTCAACGGGGACAGCAAGGACAGCCGCCTGTGA